The genomic region TCACGAGATCAAGGATCTGAAGGTGGGAAGTCCGCTCAACAAGAAGATAAGCGGTGGGCAGCGCAAGCGTTTGAATATTGCGTTGGAGCTTATCCGTGAGCCTTCCATCCTGTTTGTGGATGAACCGACATCGGGGCTTTCTTCCCGCGACAGCGAGAACATTATGGACCTGTTGAAGGAACTTGCGCTGAAGGGAAAGTTGGTCTATGTGGTCATTCACCAACCATCTTCCGACATCTACAAGATGTTCGATAAGCTGTTGATCCTTGATACAGGCGGTTTTCCAGTTTACTATGGAAACCCGATCGATGCCATCAGCTACTTCAAGTCGCAGATCAATGATGTGACCAGCGAAGACGTGGAGTGCTTCAATTGTGGTAACGTCAATCCCGAGCAGGTCTTCAACATCATTGAAGGAAAGGTGTTGGACGAATATGGCCAGCCCACCCAATCGCGGAAGGTGAAACCTGCCGACTGGAATGAGAAGTTTATCCGTTCGGGAAGAATGGATGCAGAACTTGCCGATTCGGATGGAAAAGGAGGGAAGCTGCCGCCAGTGGCCACCATTCCTTCGCTGTGGTCACAGTTCAAAGTATTCATTACCAGAGATGTACGCGCCAAATTGGCCGATACGCAGTACATGCTCATCAACTTTTTGGAAACGCCTGTGCTGGCGTTGATCCTTGCCTCGTTGGTCAGGTACTATGCCAATGATGAAGTGGGCTACATGTTCCGCGAGAACGACAACATTCCCGCCTACATGTTCATGTGCGTGGTGGTGGCGCTGTTCTTCGGACTTACCGTAAGTGCCGAGGAGATCATCAAGGACCGAAAGATCCTGAAACGGGAGAAGTTCCTGAACCTAAGCCGTTCCAGTTACCTCGTGTCCAAGATCATCATCATGTTCTTCATTTCACTGGTGCAAACGCTGGCGTTCGTGCTCATCGGCAATGCCATTCTCGAAATTCAGGGCATGAACATGGCGTATTTCCTGGTGCTGTTCTCCACGGCCTGTTTCGCCAACATGCTCGGACTGAACATTTCGGCCAGTTTCCGAAATGCGGTGACCATCTATATCCTCATTCCGTTCCTTATTATTCCGCAGTTGCTGCTCAGCGGTGTAATCGTTGAGTTCGATAAGTTGAACCCTGGTTTTTCTTCGGACGAGTATGTGCCGTTCACGGGTGAGATCATGGCCTCCAAATGGGCGTATGAGGCGTTGGCCGTGCATCAGTTCAAGAACAATGCTTATCAGAAGGATCTGTTCGATTACGAAAAGACCGTCAGTGAGGCCACCTTTCGCAAGGACTATTGGATACCAGAAATGCGCAAGAAGGTGATCACGCTTGGAAATATGCTTCAAAGCGATAGCGTGGATCAGGACAAGAAGGAGCTTATTATCCGACTGATACGGAAGGAATTGGCCAAGGAGAATGCGTTCAATTCGGAAGTGCAGTTCAGTAAAGTGGACGAACTCACGCCCGAAACGGTCACTCCAAAATTGCTGGAGGAGGTGCGTGACCATTTGGAGCGCCTGCAACGACATTATGTGAAGGTGCGCAACCAGATGGATGCGCAAAAGGACCGTGTAATCGCATCCAAGGTGAAAACACCTGAAGAACGGGAGGTTTTCAATCGCTTGCGCGATGATTTTTACAATGAAAGTCTGGGCGACCTTGTGCTCAATAGCAGCGATTTCTATCGCATCATTGAACGCGATGACAAGCTCATTCAGCGCTTGCACCCGATCTATCAGGATCCGATGGGAAGCGTATTCCTCCGCTCGCATTTCTTCGCGCCACGCAAGAATCTCTTCGGAATGTACATCGATACGTATTGGGCCAATGTGGCCGTTATCTGGCTCATGTCCATCTTTTTGATGATCACGCTCTATTTCGATGCACTGTCCAAATTTCTCGCTTGGATGGATCACACATTCGACCGCCTGAAGGAAATGCTTCCGAAAAGGGGCTGATCCCAACCAATTTCACAGTTATTTGCTTTGACGCGCAGAGAGCGGTCTCCGCAACGCCAACCGCATTGCCTTTGGCTTTGCGGACACTCCTTTTGACCTTGCGGACGATGCCGCTGGCTTTGCGGAGCGCGCCCTTGATATTGCGGACTGACCTTCTGAAACTGCTGATGGAATCGCCAGATGTGCGGAGGATTCATTCAGCATATCTAATGGTTCAATTGCATCACATCATGCTACATTTCCTGTTGCTGACAGAACTTTTGCATTGGCTGACCGCGCCTTACACTTTCATTCATGTCTCTTTCATATTCATTTAATGTTGTTGAGCTGGAAAAAGCGCTGCATGCATACTATTTTTGAAGAGCCGTAGTTAATGCGGCATCAACCCTAATTCTTACGGCTTATGAAAGGCAGAATTTCGGGTCTCATTCTGGGGCTCATCACGCTTTGCGCTACCATCGCGCAAGCACAGATAGACATTAACAACATTGAAATTGTACGCGACAAATGGGGCGTGCCGCACATCTTCGGCAAGACCGATGCGGATGCGGCCTACGGACTGGCGTGGGCAACCTGCGAAGACGATTTCAATACCGTTCAGCAACTGCTGCTGGCAGCCAACGGAAGGCTGGGAGAAGTGACGGGAAAGGACGGGGCGTTGCTCGATTTCATGGGAAAGATCACCCGTGTTTCGGAAGAGGTTGAAAACCGCTGGGATGGCGCATTCTCGGACCATTACCTCAAATACCTGGATGCATACTCTGCGGGGCTGAACCGATTTGCTGAAACGCATGCAGACGAGATTCTGCGCAAAGGGCTGTTCCCGATCTCATCCAAGGATATTGTGAAGGCCAACACGCTTACATTGGTGTTCCTTACCAGCGTTTACATCGAGATACAGCAGATATTTACGCGTTCCATCTCGCTCTACGAGCGGAATGTGAAGTACACGGGAAACCTGCCTGATGGTTCGAATGCGCTGGCGTTCAATGGCAACAAAACGGCCAACGGACACACGTATCTGGCGGTCAACTCGCACCAGCCGTTGCAAGGGCTGTTTTCGTGGTATGAGGCGCATCTGGTCAGCGAGGAAGGGTTGAACATCTTGGGAGGAACATTCCCTGGTGGTGCCAACATTTTCCACGGAGTGAATGAACACTTGGGCTGGGCGGCCACACTCAACCATCCCGATCTGTGCGATGTGTACAAACTGGAAATGCATCCGCACAAAAAACTCCTTTATAAGTTTGATGATGGTTACGAGAAGTTGGTGCCGTTCAAGGCCACGGTGAAGGTGAAGGTCGGGCCGTTCCGAATTCCCATCACTAAGAAGTTCTACCGCAGCAAGCACGGCACGGTGATCCGTAACAAGGACGGTTTCTATGCCATCCGTTTTCCTGCCAACATGGATCTGGCGGGTACCGAACAACTGTATTACATGAACAAGGCCACCAATTTGGAGGAATACAATGCGGCCATGGCCATGGGGCATTTCCCTGGGACCAATAATATTTATGCCGATGGCGAGGGAAACATCCAGTACATGAGTTTGGGCAAATTCCCCTATCGCGATTCGTCTTACAATTGGTTGAATGTACTTCCTGGAAACACTTCGTATACGCTTTGGGAAGAGAAATTCCATCCCGTTTCGGAATTGGCAACCTACCTTAATCCAGAATGCGGCTATCTGTACAACACCAATGGAACGCCTTTTTTCGCCACCGCTCCCGAAGAGAATCTGAAAGCGGCCGATTTCGACCCCACGTTCGGGTATCAGGATGAAAGCAGGATCAACAACCGCGCTATCCGTGCGCAGGAACTCATCTCTGGTTTCGGAAAAATGACCTGGGAGGATTTCAAGACGGTGAAGTACGATAAGAAGTACAATGAGGAAATGCGCGGTTACAACATCAATAACATGTGGATGCTGGACAGCATTGACGTGGAAAAATATCCCGATCTGAAGGAATCTTTTGAGGTGATCCGCGCTTGGGACCACGTGGCCGATGTGGATGACAGGGAAGCCACCTTATTGGTTTTCACCTTCAACAATATCATGGATATGATCCTCTCGAAGGGGTTGACCTACAACTCCAATGCATTGACCGAAGAGCAATATGTGGAGGCCGTACGTAAGGCCACCAAGCACATGAAGAAGTATTTCGGGTCGCTGCGCGTGCGGTTGGGAGATGTGCAGAAACACGTGCGTGGAGATGTGGTGCTGGATGTGGGCCGTGCGCCAGAGGTGCTTGCGGCCAACATCACGCGACCTTACAAGAAAGGACTGCTCCGAACGTTCGTGGGCGATTCTTACATCATGCTCATCGACTTCGGAAAGGACGGCAAGCCGATCATCAACACCATCAATGCTTACGGCACGTCAACGCATCCAGATAGTCCGCATTACACCGATCAGATGGAAATGTTCGTGGCCGAAAAGACCAAGCCGATGACCTTGGACAGACAGAAGATCTACGAGGGAGCCGAGAAGATCTATCATCCGCAGTAGCAATTACTTCAGTAAAACATTTTCGATGGAAAGGAAGAGGCCAGATGCTTCTTCCTTTTCTTTTTCAGGCATTTCAATTTCCCACTTGCAATCCATGCCGAAATCTTGATGCTTGATGTTCCAGCCATGCTGGCGGATAATGCGTTCCACATCGCCAATGCTCGAATGCTGGAACTGTAATCTGATGATGGCGGTAGGAATTCTTTCCACCACAGCGGCCTTTTCCAGCGCGTCTTTCGCAGCTTCCTTGTAGGCATTTATCAGTCCCGAAACGCCCAGTTTTGTGCCTCCGAAATAGCGTACCACGGCCACCAATGTGTTGGTCACATCCTTGCTTTTTATCTGGTTGAGAATGGGTAGCCCCGCAGAGCCGTTGGGTTCGCCATCATCGTTGGCGCGATAGTCGTTGCCATCTGTTCCCAACTGATAGGCGTAACAGACGTGTCTTGCAGATGGATGCTCAACACGCAATCGGTCCAAAAGCGGTTTCACATCATCTACGTTTGTGATAGGAAAAGCGTAGGCAATGAACTTGGAACCTCGGTCTTTGAAAAGCCCTTCGGTCGGTTGGGAAATGGTGCGGAATGCCTGCGACATGGGTTATAGATAGAAACGATTTGATGTAATGAGAGAAGCATAACTTTTCGAGAGCGTTCTTCCATAATTCTTTCACTCCTCTGAATCCGTTGAATCATACCTGTAAATGTCCACGTCTAATATGGTACCTGTTCTACATAAAAATTCAATTGTACTTAGACTATGTCGAAGCTCTGGTGTTGATACTTCAGGGTTAGTATCAATGTACAGCACAATTTCAAGAACAGAATATAAATCGAATTCGTTCTTTAACTGATTGATTGTTTCGATTTTTTCGTTCAGATGACTAATGATTTTACCGACCAGTTTGTCAATCGGAAGTGGTTCGGCCACTCCTTGAGTGGAAAGTTCCCAACAAGAGTAGCCCATAAATGGGTTGTATTTCCCTTTGTCTCCTTTCTTCCAACAATTTGTCGGTTCAATACCCAATCTTTTCGTCAACTCGTTTGGGTCAAAGTCAGCACCTTTCAGTACAAAATAAACGTTCGGTTCATTTGTTTTCATTATGGATTTCTGAGATGAAAATAGAGCGTTCACATTTACTTAAATCGTCAGCCCGATCAGGCTCACATCATCGATCTGTTCGCTTGGGCCTTTCCATTCCAGATAGAACGATTCCAGCGAATGAAGATCATTGTTTGCTACTGCTTGTAGCAGAACGTTGCGGAGCTTTCGGATGCCCAGCTTCTTATCATTCGGCCCACCGAACTGATCGGCATAGCCATCAGAAAACACAAAGAGCGTGTCGCCTTTTTCGAGCGTCAACTCATGGTCGGTGAACGGACCTGCGTCAAAGAATCCACCGATGCTTCTGCGGTCGGCCTTCACCTCAAACACATTCCAGCCGTCCTGACCTTCTTTTAGCGTGCAGTTGGCAATCTCTGTTCGTTTGGAAACGAGGAGGAGCGGATTGTGCGCACCTGCAAAGGTCAGCTGCTTTTGGTCTTTGGAAATGGCGAAAAGCGCAATGTCCATTCCATCGCGCACGCTGCCACCGCTCTTCTCAAACTGTTCCTCAATATGATCGCTCAGGCTTTGCAGAATCTCTGATGGTTTGGAAAGCTGGTTCTCACGTACGGCCTTGTTCAATCCTTGGTAGCCGACCATGCTCACCATCGCGCCAGGCACACCATGACCTGTGCAATCGGCCACGGCCACAAAGGTCTTTCCGTTGGCCTCTTCCAACCAGTAGAAATCTCCCGAAACGATATCCTTCGGTCGATAGAGAATGAAGTGTCGGTCGAATCTTCCTTCAAACGCTGCATGTTTGGGCAGAATGGCGTGCTGTAACTGTTGCGCGTAGCGGATGCTGTCCGTAATGTGCTCGTTCTTCTCTTCAATAACGGCCTTCTGTTCGGTGATCTCCGAATTCATCTTCTCCAGCAGTTCATTGTCGCGCTGCTTGCTGCGGTAATTGCTGAACAGCACGAAGAACAGGATCAGCGCCATCATCCCAATGCCGATGGAAGCATTGCTCAACTGGCGTTGTCTGTTCAGTTCTGCTTCGGCCAGTTCTTTCTGATGTGCAATTTCAGATTCGATGCGCATGCGCTCCTTCTCGTGTTCAAAACGCTGACGCAGCAGTGAGATGTCATTCTCCAGATTGTATCTGTGCACGCTATCCGTATAATTGAAATATTGCTGCCAGTACTGTTGTGCCTTTGCGCCATCCTTCAGTCCGATGTACGCATCTCCCAAACACTTGCATGACGGGCCTTCCCATTCCAACTGGTGTTGTTGCGAAAGCTCCAAAGCCTCTTGACAATATTTCTTGGCCTTGGAATACTGTTTCGTTGCCGCAGCATCTTGGCCAATGTTTCCCAGCACCATGGCCTCGCCCCAAGCGTTTTCCTTCTTGCTGTAAATGGCCAAGGCTGCCTGATAGAGCGAATCGGCCTTGGCGTACATGAATTGCTTGGATGCAATGGTGCCAAGGAGGTTGAGCGCCTGCGCCTGACCGAGTTCATTTCCATACTTCCTGCGTATCTCGAAACACTTTTGGGCGTACGAAGCGGCTTTCCCGTACTCAGCTTTCTTCTTGTAGATGAGGGCAACGTTGTTCCACGTGTTGCCCATCAATCTCGGAATGCTGAGTTTGGTAGCGATGTCCAGACATTGCAGATGGAAGTCCAAGGCTTTGTCGTCTTCGCCCTGCTCCTCGTAGAGAATACCGATGTTCCCAAGAATGGAACCCATCAATCCAGAATCTGGGATGCTCTTGGCCATTTCCAAGGCATTGAGGAAATGGTCAACTGCCGTGTTCTTATCGCCCAGCCCTTGGTAATTCAACCCAAGGTTGTTCAGCGAATAGGCGATGCCATCCTTGTAGTCGATTTGTTTGCGGATGTCAAGTGCCTTGCCATGGGCTTGAATGGCAGCAGAATAATCCGCCTTCACCCAATTGGCGATGCCGATGACCTCAAACGCATTCGATCGGATTTGCTTGGAGGTGTCGGTTTCTATGACCTGCTCAGCCAGTTGAATGGCAGAGTCGGGATAGAAATTCTGCACCGAAATGGCCTGTTGCAAAAGTGCATTCTGGCCAAGGCCGAAAAGGGGTAAAAGGCATAGAAAGGTCAACCATTTCTTCACTCTGTGAAGCTACCGATTTCCTCGCTAAACACTTATGCTCGGTGTTCGGTCTTGAATCAGGTTATTGAGTTATTGGTTATTTTAAGGTCACGCCATAATAACCCAAAACGATTATCCCCAAAGTGACCCTGAACTATTCAGTTGGGGAATTGGTACGCTGAATACGGATGACTCAATAACTAATAACAGCCAAACCAAGGAAGCATCTCACATCTCTTGAGATTCCTCACTCGCTCGGAATGACAGAACCATCGGACTCTGCCTCATACATAACGCTTCGATAGCTCTGCGTACGATCATCTCCCAATAACGAATAACTCAATAACCGATTAGCGATGCTTGCACTTATTACCGTATCTATTACAGTTATTACGCGTAAGCGCATCCGCAACCTCTAATTCTGCAACTTCAAGTTGATGATCCGCCACCTACGAATGTCATCGGTCTTGGCCATTGGCCTGTGTCTGATATTGGTTCAGACAGCTTTCTCTCAGCATTCGGCTGCTGTGGGCGACACGGTCGTTTGCCGTTTGTACATGGATTCTACCACGGCCTATTCGCATCGGTATGATGCCAATGATTCGCTCCGCTATTTTGCCAATAAGGTGTTGGAATGCACCGAGGCTTCAGGCCAATGGAATGAACACATGGATGCGCTTACGGTGGTTGGGGTCACTTATCTGCGTGAAAGCAACTATACGGAGGCATTGAAGTATT from Flavobacteriales bacterium harbors:
- a CDS encoding ATP-binding cassette domain-containing protein, producing MSERILRALMQLFALVAKDESFSDRGRKVVKVFLEQQLNKELVLRYLETFDDFFREYHGGPDEQDEKKRKRISRSSVKILKICMAINAELTQKQKIIVLFRLLEFVNSDGSIDGQELDFVNTVSDSFNIDEQEFLRCLHFVKAKQYDEHDSENILVISNQPELKLERSHHIYAELLHGEIRVLNVQSVGLYVFRYFGTETLFINGQPVSSGRVNILSQGSSIRTSGISPIYYSNIVSRFMRATVDHDLVFEVKNIEFVFSGGKQGLHELNCREHSGQLLGIMGASGAGKSTLLNILNGTTAPTKGAVRINGIDIYKEPEKVEGLIGYISQDDLQIEDLTVFENLYYSAKLCFDNVSSYKLTRMVMSTLKSLGLHEIKDLKVGSPLNKKISGGQRKRLNIALELIREPSILFVDEPTSGLSSRDSENIMDLLKELALKGKLVYVVIHQPSSDIYKMFDKLLILDTGGFPVYYGNPIDAISYFKSQINDVTSEDVECFNCGNVNPEQVFNIIEGKVLDEYGQPTQSRKVKPADWNEKFIRSGRMDAELADSDGKGGKLPPVATIPSLWSQFKVFITRDVRAKLADTQYMLINFLETPVLALILASLVRYYANDEVGYMFRENDNIPAYMFMCVVVALFFGLTVSAEEIIKDRKILKREKFLNLSRSSYLVSKIIIMFFISLVQTLAFVLIGNAILEIQGMNMAYFLVLFSTACFANMLGLNISASFRNAVTIYILIPFLIIPQLLLSGVIVEFDKLNPGFSSDEYVPFTGEIMASKWAYEALAVHQFKNNAYQKDLFDYEKTVSEATFRKDYWIPEMRKKVITLGNMLQSDSVDQDKKELIIRLIRKELAKENAFNSEVQFSKVDELTPETVTPKLLEEVRDHLERLQRHYVKVRNQMDAQKDRVIASKVKTPEEREVFNRLRDDFYNESLGDLVLNSSDFYRIIERDDKLIQRLHPIYQDPMGSVFLRSHFFAPRKNLFGMYIDTYWANVAVIWLMSIFLMITLYFDALSKFLAWMDHTFDRLKEMLPKRG
- a CDS encoding acylase is translated as MKGRISGLILGLITLCATIAQAQIDINNIEIVRDKWGVPHIFGKTDADAAYGLAWATCEDDFNTVQQLLLAANGRLGEVTGKDGALLDFMGKITRVSEEVENRWDGAFSDHYLKYLDAYSAGLNRFAETHADEILRKGLFPISSKDIVKANTLTLVFLTSVYIEIQQIFTRSISLYERNVKYTGNLPDGSNALAFNGNKTANGHTYLAVNSHQPLQGLFSWYEAHLVSEEGLNILGGTFPGGANIFHGVNEHLGWAATLNHPDLCDVYKLEMHPHKKLLYKFDDGYEKLVPFKATVKVKVGPFRIPITKKFYRSKHGTVIRNKDGFYAIRFPANMDLAGTEQLYYMNKATNLEEYNAAMAMGHFPGTNNIYADGEGNIQYMSLGKFPYRDSSYNWLNVLPGNTSYTLWEEKFHPVSELATYLNPECGYLYNTNGTPFFATAPEENLKAADFDPTFGYQDESRINNRAIRAQELISGFGKMTWEDFKTVKYDKKYNEEMRGYNINNMWMLDSIDVEKYPDLKESFEVIRAWDHVADVDDREATLLVFTFNNIMDMILSKGLTYNSNALTEEQYVEAVRKATKHMKKYFGSLRVRLGDVQKHVRGDVVLDVGRAPEVLAANITRPYKKGLLRTFVGDSYIMLIDFGKDGKPIINTINAYGTSTHPDSPHYTDQMEMFVAEKTKPMTLDRQKIYEGAEKIYHPQ
- a CDS encoding DUF1949 domain-containing protein is translated as MSQAFRTISQPTEGLFKDRGSKFIAYAFPITNVDDVKPLLDRLRVEHPSARHVCYAYQLGTDGNDYRANDDGEPNGSAGLPILNQIKSKDVTNTLVAVVRYFGGTKLGVSGLINAYKEAAKDALEKAAVVERIPTAIIRLQFQHSSIGDVERIIRQHGWNIKHQDFGMDCKWEIEMPEKEKEEASGLFLSIENVLLK
- a CDS encoding DUF4279 domain-containing protein, giving the protein MKTNEPNVYFVLKGADFDPNELTKRLGIEPTNCWKKGDKGKYNPFMGYSCWELSTQGVAEPLPIDKLVGKIISHLNEKIETINQLKNEFDLYSVLEIVLYIDTNPEVSTPELRHSLSTIEFLCRTGTILDVDIYRYDSTDSEE
- a CDS encoding tetratricopeptide repeat protein, with translation MKKWLTFLCLLPLFGLGQNALLQQAISVQNFYPDSAIQLAEQVIETDTSKQIRSNAFEVIGIANWVKADYSAAIQAHGKALDIRKQIDYKDGIAYSLNNLGLNYQGLGDKNTAVDHFLNALEMAKSIPDSGLMGSILGNIGILYEEQGEDDKALDFHLQCLDIATKLSIPRLMGNTWNNVALIYKKKAEYGKAASYAQKCFEIRRKYGNELGQAQALNLLGTIASKQFMYAKADSLYQAALAIYSKKENAWGEAMVLGNIGQDAAATKQYSKAKKYCQEALELSQQHQLEWEGPSCKCLGDAYIGLKDGAKAQQYWQQYFNYTDSVHRYNLENDISLLRQRFEHEKERMRIESEIAHQKELAEAELNRQRQLSNASIGIGMMALILFFVLFSNYRSKQRDNELLEKMNSEITEQKAVIEEKNEHITDSIRYAQQLQHAILPKHAAFEGRFDRHFILYRPKDIVSGDFYWLEEANGKTFVAVADCTGHGVPGAMVSMVGYQGLNKAVRENQLSKPSEILQSLSDHIEEQFEKSGGSVRDGMDIALFAISKDQKQLTFAGAHNPLLLVSKRTEIANCTLKEGQDGWNVFEVKADRRSIGGFFDAGPFTDHELTLEKGDTLFVFSDGYADQFGGPNDKKLGIRKLRNVLLQAVANNDLHSLESFYLEWKGPSEQIDDVSLIGLTI